ATTACCCAAACCGTTGAGCCAAGCCAAGCTCAAGATGGCATAAACAATCTTGCCCACGATGGCAATTTATTTGTTTTACCGGAAACTAATTTGGACGATATTTTGCGGGAATTGGAAGCCTTGCAACCCCAGGTGGCCATCATTGACAGTATTCAAAATTTATATTTTCCGGCCCTTAGTTCGGCCCCTGGTTCCGTTTCCCAAGTGCGGGAATGTACGGGTTTATTAATGCAATTGGCCAAGCGAGATCACATTAGTTTGTTTATTGTGGGGCACGTAACTAAAGAAGGGGCGATCGCCGGGCCGAAGGTTTTGGAGCATTTGGTGGATACGGTGTTGTATTTTCAGGGCGATCGATTTGCATCCCATCGCTTGCTGAGATCCGTAAAAAATCGTTTTGGGGCCACCCAGGAAATCGGCATTTTTGAAATGGTGCAATCGGGGCTGCAGGAAGTGCTCAACCCGTCCCAATTATTTTTGGGCAGTCGGGAGGAATTTATGTCCGGCACCGCCATCACTGTGGCTTGTGAAGGTACCCGCCCCTTGGTGGTGGAATTGCAAGCTTTAGTGAGTCCCACCAGTTACGCTTCCCCTCGGCGATCGACTACTGGGGTGGACTACAATCGCCTTTTACAAGTTCTGGCTGTATTGGAAAAACGCCTGGGGGTACCCCTCTCTAAATTGGATGCGTACCTATCGGTGGCGGGGGGTCTGGAGGTGGAAGAACCGGCGGTGGATTTGGCCATGGCGATCGCCTTGGTGGCTAGTTTCCGGGACCGGGTGGTGGACCCAACCATGATTATTCTGGGGGAAATCGGTTTAGGCGGCCAAATTCGTCCCGTTTCCCAGTTAGAAATTCGTTTAAAAGAAGCGGCAAAGTTAGGGTTCAAAAAGGCCATTGTGCCCAAAGGTCAAACGGGCATTGAATCCGCTGGCATCAAGCTGATCCCTGTAGGCAAGGTCTTTGCGGCGATCGCCGTTGCTCTACCAGCCAACGAAAATACAACGGATCAAGGCAATGGGTCAGAAGCCAAAATTGAGGAGGACTTAGGTAAAAAGGATTAGGGACAAAATAGAGTCTCTTTTGTTTCTCGTCCTGTGACTGGATTGGTTCCCTTGGCTAGCCCACAAAGATAGTCCTCCGTGTCGGGCCGCAGAATAATATCCGTCAAATCAGCCCCTTCGATGTCTACTTCCCCAAACTTGGTATTGGTGCCAAAGGAACCCTCCAAGCGAGCATTGCGAAGATTAGCATGGGTCAAACGAGCCGATTCAAAATCTACGCCCCGGGCATCGGCCCCCTCTAAAATAGCCCCATCCATGTTGGCAGAAAAGAATCGTGCTCCCTGCAGATTGGCTCCAGTGAAGTCCGCCCCCCGTAAATTGGCATGGTCAAAGATGGAGCCCCGCAGATCCTGATGGGAAAAATCTGCCCCCACTAAGTTACCCCGGTTATAGTCTAGGGCTAGGCTAGGGCTTGCGAGGCTCCCCAAAGCGAGGATAAAAGTAGCAACTAGAATGCCAGTCCGGACTACGAACTGCCATCGGCCAAGGGACTGGGGCTTTTCCCTCTGGACCCTGGCGATCGCCTTCCATGGGAATAGATTGGGGGTGAAAAATTTTTGACAAATTACTAAAAAATTCATTAACATTCAGCTCCCATAGCACTTACCTTTTTCCACTATACATCAGTGCCTAAGAGCCTGTTGGTCGAGTTTTAGCTTGTCCCTAAAACCGAGCCGTTAGAAATCCGATCATGGGGGAGAAATTTTATTTAGTTTCCCCAAAAATTGGAGAGTCAGGAGAAATTTTAAAAGCGAACTAAATTGTGGTTACCTCTGCCGTTAAGTTCGTCAGTCATCCTGCAGGGCTAAAAGTTTTTCATTCAACACCTGTAAATATTCATCACTGATGTCATCGGCTAATATACCCTTTGCTAAGGCATCATTAATGGCACTTTTTTCTGCTATGTAGAGACGCCGATATAGGCCATCAATGTATTTCTTTTCCACTTCGCCCTCGGAAAAAATTAAATTTCTCTGGTTATAAAATTCTCTTAATTCTTGCTCAGAGTTGGCAATACGAGCTTGATAATCGGCGAATAGTTCTTCATATAAAAACTTAGGTAAACTTCCCGCTTCTAACAAATATTTTAACTCTCCTTGGGCGGCCTTAGCTGTGACCAAATTCAACTGGAGCATGGCAATTTTTTGAGCCAATGGAGAAGGTTTGCTTAGTTGCAATTTTTTCACCACCCAAGGCAAACTCAAACCCTGGCCAATTAGGGAAACCATCACGGTGCTGAATACCAGTGTCACCACCTGATCCCTTCCTGGTAGAGTCAGGGGCAAGGCTAAGGCCAGGGCCATCGAAAGGGAGCCTTTGACATTACCCGCAATTAAAACGTGTTGCCAACGCAGGGGCAGGGGGCGATCAAAAAAGCTGAGCAGATAAAGCAAGGGATAAATGGAGAAAACACGACCAATTTGATAGGCCACAATGGCAATCAGGGCTGCAGGAATGGTGGAGAGGAGAATACTCGGATAGACTTCAATGCCCACCAACAGAAAAATAAGAGTGTTAACTCCGAAACCGGCGTATTCCCAAAAACTTAACAGGGTGACCTTAATCGAGGCGGAGGTCTGTTTCAGAGCCAAATTACCAATTACCAACCCTGCCACCACCACGGCGATCGCACTGGAAACCCCCAGCATTTGACCAATTTGGAAAGTTCCAAGGGAAACGGACACGGTGAGGAGAATATCACTCAGGTCATCGTTGAGTTGGCGAAAAAGACCCACACAGAGATAGCCCAGCCCCAGCCCCACCAAGCCGCCCCCCACAAAGGCAACAAAAATTTGTCTAATGCCTTCCCCAGCGCTAAAGCCTCCTTGGATATGGATGGTGGTAATGACGCTGAGCAACACCATGGCCACCCCGTCATTGAGCATACTTTCCCCTTCCACAATGGTGGCTAAACGGCGGGGAACTGGCACACTCCGAAAAGCGGCAATGACGGAAACGGTGTCAGTGATAGTGAGGATAACACTAACCCCAGCGGCGGTAACCCAAGCCAAACCCAGGCCGATTTTTAACAACACAGCGGTGATAGCGGCCGATATTACGACCCCAGGGCCGGCCAACACAGTAATAGGTTTGATGGTGCTGCGTAAACGGCTGATGTCGGTGTTGATTGCCGCTTCAAAAATGAGAATGGGCAAAAAGAAATTCAGGATTAGTTCCGGATTTAGTCCAACCGATAGACCCCGGGGAATGGCTAAACCAGCCAAGACTAAGCCGATCACATAGGGAATTTTTAGCCAGCGGGCCACCAAGGCCACCAGGGTGGCCACTAAGAGAAGAATGATTAGATTCTCCACTAGGGTGGTGATGGCTAAATTATTGAGGATTAGCTCCGGCTCGGTGGGCAGACTCTGGATATTAATGTCGGCGAGGAGCACAGGGAGCTTAATCATGGAGCTGGGGAGTTACTTTTGCTGGGGCACTGGGAGTTGATCTGGGTTTAGTTGCCCCCTAGCCATTTTTGACCGTTTAACCGTTGCAGGGTGTAGAGCACCATCAGATCCAGGGTTACTTTACGCTCGTCAATCATAAAGGACTCTAGAGTGCTGGGGGGGCGATTATCCACGCTGTAGGCAAAGCCTTTGGGACCTTTGATGTCTTCCTGGAAGAAGTAGAGGTTGAACTGTTTGGAAATTTGGCGATCGCCGCTCCAGGTGCCTTGTACTTGCCAATAGGGGGTGTTGTCAGCGCCGGGGATGGCAATGGGCTTTTTGCTAAAATCCAGGGCCACCGGACCCAGGCCAATTTTGCCGAGGGCACTTTGGAGGGCCGGCAGAAAATCTTGGTTGATGAATTCGGTGAAGGGCTTCTCTTCCACTGCGGGGGGTTTAGCTTTCTTTTCAGCGGGGGCTTTGGCTTCTGTCATTAATTTGGGGAGGCGATCGCCATATACGTAAAAGGGAATGAGCGCCACTGGAGGCAGTCACAAAAAAAATAACAAATATTAACGGGGTTCACCAGGGGTGACGGGGGCTCCGTCAGTCTTTTTTTCGGTAACTCGGCGCAAGACCCCATTGATAAAACGGTGACCATCCTGACCCGAATAACGTTTGGCCAACTCCACTGCT
The genomic region above belongs to Synechocystis sp. PCC 6803 substr. PCC-P and contains:
- the radA gene encoding DNA repair protein RadA, encoding MAKARTKFVCSACGADHAQWFGRCPKCHEYGSLQEEIVNAVSSGTNHRSLGAQKSRSSKVKTGQPQAALTFSQIRQENQGRFLSGYGELDRVLGGGIVPGALILIGGDPGIGKSTLLLQVAFQLATRLPRILYVSAEESGQQIKLRATRLGITQTVEPSQAQDGINNLAHDGNLFVLPETNLDDILRELEALQPQVAIIDSIQNLYFPALSSAPGSVSQVRECTGLLMQLAKRDHISLFIVGHVTKEGAIAGPKVLEHLVDTVLYFQGDRFASHRLLRSVKNRFGATQEIGIFEMVQSGLQEVLNPSQLFLGSREEFMSGTAITVACEGTRPLVVELQALVSPTSYASPRRSTTGVDYNRLLQVLAVLEKRLGVPLSKLDAYLSVAGGLEVEEPAVDLAMAIALVASFRDRVVDPTMIILGEIGLGGQIRPVSQLEIRLKEAAKLGFKKAIVPKGQTGIESAGIKLIPVGKVFAAIAVALPANENTTDQGNGSEAKIEEDLGKKD
- a CDS encoding pentapeptide repeat-containing protein, whose protein sequence is MNFLVICQKFFTPNLFPWKAIARVQREKPQSLGRWQFVVRTGILVATFILALGSLASPSLALDYNRGNLVGADFSHQDLRGSIFDHANLRGADFTGANLQGARFFSANMDGAILEGADARGVDFESARLTHANLRNARLEGSFGTNTKFGEVDIEGADLTDIILRPDTEDYLCGLAKGTNPVTGRETKETLFCP
- a CDS encoding sodium:proton antiporter, with protein sequence MIKLPVLLADINIQSLPTEPELILNNLAITTLVENLIILLLVATLVALVARWLKIPYVIGLVLAGLAIPRGLSVGLNPELILNFFLPILIFEAAINTDISRLRSTIKPITVLAGPGVVISAAITAVLLKIGLGLAWVTAAGVSVILTITDTVSVIAAFRSVPVPRRLATIVEGESMLNDGVAMVLLSVITTIHIQGGFSAGEGIRQIFVAFVGGGLVGLGLGYLCVGLFRQLNDDLSDILLTVSVSLGTFQIGQMLGVSSAIAVVVAGLVIGNLALKQTSASIKVTLLSFWEYAGFGVNTLIFLLVGIEVYPSILLSTIPAALIAIVAYQIGRVFSIYPLLYLLSFFDRPLPLRWQHVLIAGNVKGSLSMALALALPLTLPGRDQVVTLVFSTVMVSLIGQGLSLPWVVKKLQLSKPSPLAQKIAMLQLNLVTAKAAQGELKYLLEAGSLPKFLYEELFADYQARIANSEQELREFYNQRNLIFSEGEVEKKYIDGLYRRLYIAEKSAINDALAKGILADDISDEYLQVLNEKLLALQDD
- a CDS encoding DUF2996 domain-containing protein yields the protein MALIPFYVYGDRLPKLMTEAKAPAEKKAKPPAVEEKPFTEFINQDFLPALQSALGKIGLGPVALDFSKKPIAIPGADNTPYWQVQGTWSGDRQISKQFNLYFFQEDIKGPKGFAYSVDNRPPSTLESFMIDERKVTLDLMVLYTLQRLNGQKWLGGN